Proteins encoded by one window of Swingsia samuiensis:
- a CDS encoding ferredoxin--NADP reductase, protein MSTPIVSAPMPTIDEPLTGLTPYEGHPKQYRLAEPSKEYGHLYPAKVLTVHHWTDRLFTFTTTRDPGLRFENGQFTMIGIEVDGKPLLRAYSIASANYEDHLEFLSIAVEDGPLTSRLRHVKVGDTVLIGRKPVGTLLLDNLKPGRNLYFLSTGTGLAPFMSLIKDPEAYERYENVILSHTVRISGELAYENHIRHELPKHEFLGELIEGKLRYYPAVTREDYAVTDRITKLIESGKIFQDLNIDELDPEHDRVMICGSPEMLADTEKLLESRGFEEGNMNKQGSYVVEKAFAER, encoded by the coding sequence ATGTCCACACCAATTGTTTCTGCTCCAATGCCGACCATTGATGAGCCCCTGACAGGCCTTACACCTTATGAAGGTCATCCTAAACAATATCGTTTAGCTGAGCCAAGCAAGGAATATGGGCATCTCTATCCTGCCAAGGTTTTGACGGTTCATCATTGGACAGACCGTCTTTTCACTTTTACGACAACACGTGATCCTGGCCTTCGCTTTGAGAATGGTCAGTTTACGATGATCGGAATTGAAGTGGACGGTAAGCCTCTTTTACGCGCTTATTCGATCGCTTCTGCCAATTATGAAGATCATTTGGAGTTTTTATCCATTGCTGTGGAAGATGGACCTCTGACATCTCGTTTACGGCACGTGAAAGTGGGTGATACGGTTTTGATCGGCCGTAAACCAGTGGGAACACTGCTTCTTGATAACTTAAAGCCTGGGCGTAACCTATATTTCCTATCAACAGGAACAGGTCTGGCTCCGTTTATGAGCTTGATTAAAGACCCAGAAGCTTACGAGCGGTATGAGAATGTTATTTTGAGCCATACAGTTCGTATTTCTGGTGAATTGGCTTATGAAAATCATATCCGTCACGAACTACCAAAGCATGAATTCTTAGGCGAATTGATTGAGGGTAAACTGCGTTATTATCCCGCGGTAACTCGAGAAGATTACGCCGTGACGGATCGTATTACAAAGTTGATTGAAAGCGGAAAAATCTTTCAAGATCTTAACATTGATGAACTCGACCCAGAGCATGATCGTGTCATGATCTGTGGATCCCCTGAGATGTTAGCTGATACAGAAAAGTTGCTTGAAAGCCGTGGCTTTGAAGAAGGCAACATGAACAAGCAAGGGTCTTACGTTGTCGAGAAAGCTTTTGCGGAGCGTTAA
- the gorA gene encoding glutathione-disulfide reductase: protein MQEFDLFVIGAGSGGVRCARIAAQNGARVAIAERRHWGGTCVNLGCVPKKLMVYASEYGREAEDAPAYGWDIAAKGYDWQHLIKAKDREIERLNGIYVSMLEKAGVQLFTGNASFVDANTLEISSSDLAPNAEKQIVRAKNIVIATGSSPTRLSIPGAEHAIVSDDIFHLAEQPKRISIIGSGYIGVEFAGIFSGLGSKVDWVYRQDLPLRGFDEELRKHFTEVVSHSEINVHASTHPQKIEKIENGYELFLENGKVIETDCVLMATGRHPNVQSLHVERAGIALKDGYVPTCLEDAKTSVKGIYAIGDVTDNLFNLTPTAIAEGHLLAERLLGEEGREWSFETTPKAVFFTPPVASVGMSEEEAIKHHHNLDIYTSSFTPLRQTLSGRKGKAFMKLVVDTQSQVVLGVHMIGTDAAEIIQGFAVAVTAGLTKRDFDRTIGLHPTSAEEFVTMRTLTRQRNA, encoded by the coding sequence ATGCAGGAATTTGATTTATTTGTCATTGGTGCGGGCTCTGGCGGTGTACGTTGTGCTCGTATCGCCGCTCAAAATGGTGCACGTGTTGCAATTGCAGAACGGCGCCATTGGGGTGGTACCTGCGTTAATCTCGGCTGCGTTCCCAAAAAGTTAATGGTTTATGCCTCAGAATATGGCCGCGAGGCAGAAGATGCTCCGGCTTATGGTTGGGATATTGCAGCTAAAGGGTATGACTGGCAGCATCTGATTAAAGCTAAAGACCGTGAAATTGAGCGTTTAAACGGTATTTATGTTTCCATGTTGGAGAAAGCGGGTGTTCAGCTTTTTACAGGGAATGCCAGTTTTGTAGATGCGAACACCCTCGAAATAAGTTCGTCTGATTTAGCTCCTAATGCAGAAAAGCAAATTGTTCGCGCTAAGAATATTGTGATTGCAACGGGCTCGTCTCCAACGAGATTATCTATTCCCGGTGCAGAGCATGCGATCGTTTCTGATGATATTTTTCATTTAGCTGAGCAGCCAAAACGCATTTCCATTATTGGAAGTGGTTATATTGGCGTTGAGTTTGCAGGAATTTTTTCTGGGCTTGGTTCCAAAGTGGATTGGGTCTATCGGCAAGATCTTCCGTTGCGTGGCTTTGATGAAGAGTTACGCAAGCATTTTACCGAAGTCGTTTCTCATAGTGAGATTAACGTTCATGCTTCAACCCACCCGCAAAAAATCGAAAAAATTGAAAATGGATATGAGCTGTTTTTAGAAAATGGAAAGGTTATAGAAACGGATTGTGTGTTGATGGCAACGGGGCGCCACCCTAACGTTCAATCACTGCATGTAGAGCGTGCAGGCATAGCGCTTAAAGATGGGTATGTTCCCACATGTTTAGAAGATGCCAAAACGAGCGTTAAGGGTATTTATGCAATTGGTGATGTGACAGATAACCTTTTTAACCTTACACCCACAGCCATTGCAGAAGGGCATCTGTTAGCGGAGCGTCTGTTGGGAGAAGAGGGAAGAGAGTGGTCTTTTGAGACAACGCCCAAAGCGGTTTTCTTCACTCCACCTGTTGCATCTGTCGGAATGTCCGAAGAAGAAGCAATAAAACACCATCATAATCTCGATATTTATACATCAAGCTTTACGCCGTTACGCCAAACTCTTTCAGGCCGTAAAGGGAAGGCCTTTATGAAGCTGGTTGTCGATACGCAAAGTCAAGTTGTACTAGGCGTACATATGATTGGCACGGATGCGGCTGAGATTATTCAAGGATTTGCTGTAGCCGTAACGGCTGGTTTAACCAAGCGTGATTTTGACCGCACGATTGGCTTGCATCCAACAAGCGCTGAAGAGTTTGTCACAATGAGGACATTGACCCGCCAACGCAACGCGTAG